The following are from one region of the Thermoproteus uzoniensis 768-20 genome:
- a CDS encoding Glu/Leu/Phe/Val family dehydrogenase — MMLSVTQMNAFLGNTLQLLRRSIELGGFPIELYEFLSRPKRVLVVSIPVRVNGGVVFFEGYRVQHNDALGPYKGGIRFHPEVSLADDMALATIMTLKNSLAGLPYGGAKGAVRVDPKRLSPRELEELSRGYVRAIAPLIGEELDIPAPDVGTNSQIMAWMVDEYSKIAGRNAPAVFTAKPPELWGNPVREYSTGFGVAVTAVYAAKALWGSAEGKTAAIQGFGNVGRWTAYWLEKMGIRVVAISDINGTVYKKGGLTTAELVEKNRNARGPDLLAQIAKYNDASMVQDPSAVFGVDADILVPAALENAITEDNVGSVRARLVVEGANGPTTPEAEKALYERGVVVVPDVLANAGGVVMSYLEWVENLQWLMWDEEETRSRLERIMAENFRRVHQRWIQEKSWTMRDAAYVIAVERIYKAMKARGWI, encoded by the coding sequence ATGATGCTGTCGGTCACTCAGATGAACGCCTTCCTGGGCAACACCCTCCAGCTCCTCCGAAGGAGCATAGAGCTCGGCGGTTTCCCTATTGAGCTTTACGAGTTTCTTTCTAGGCCTAAGAGGGTTCTTGTTGTCTCTATTCCGGTTAGGGTTAATGGTGGGGTTGTGTTTTTTGAGGGGTATAGAGTTCAGCATAACGACGCGCTTGGGCCCTATAAGGGAGGCATCCGTTTCCATCCGGAGGTGTCTCTGGCTGACGATATGGCTCTCGCCACCATAATGACGTTGAAGAACAGCTTGGCTGGGTTGCCCTATGGAGGGGCTAAGGGGGCTGTTAGGGTAGACCCGAAGAGGCTTTCGCCTCGGGAGTTGGAGGAGCTGTCGAGAGGCTATGTTAGGGCTATAGCGCCGCTTATAGGGGAGGAGCTAGACATACCGGCGCCCGACGTGGGGACAAACAGCCAGATAATGGCCTGGATGGTAGACGAGTACTCCAAAATAGCCGGGAGAAACGCCCCCGCAGTATTCACCGCGAAGCCGCCAGAGCTATGGGGAAACCCGGTGAGGGAATACTCCACAGGATTCGGAGTAGCGGTGACGGCCGTCTATGCGGCCAAGGCGCTTTGGGGATCCGCCGAGGGGAAGACCGCCGCCATACAGGGGTTCGGGAACGTGGGCAGGTGGACGGCCTACTGGCTGGAGAAGATGGGCATCAGAGTCGTCGCCATCTCCGACATAAACGGGACTGTGTACAAGAAAGGCGGGCTGACCACGGCCGAGCTTGTCGAGAAGAATAGGAACGCCAGGGGACCTGATCTGCTGGCCCAGATAGCCAAATACAACGACGCGTCCATGGTGCAGGACCCCAGCGCCGTCTTCGGCGTCGATGCCGATATTCTTGTTCCTGCTGCTCTTGAGAATGCTATTACTGAGGATAATGTGGGCTCTGTTAGGGCTAGGCTTGTGGTGGAGGGGGCTAACGGGCCTACTACGCCTGAGGCTGAGAAGGCTCTTTACGAGAGGGGCGTTGTGGTTGTGCCGGATGTCTTGGCTAACGCTGGGGGTGTTGTCATGTCTTACCTCGAGTGGGTTGAGAATCTGCAGTGGCTTATGTGGGACGAGGAGGAGACTAGGTCTAGGCTCGAGAGGATTATGGCGGAGAATTTCAGGAGGGTGCACCAGAGGTGGATACAAGAAAAGAGCTGGACTATGAGAGACGCCGCATACGTAATAGCCGTAGAGAGAATATACAAGGCAATGAAGGCGAGGGGGTGGATATAG